In Pirellula sp. SH-Sr6A, the DNA window TTCACACCAGCGATCTACGCCAGCGATTCACCTGAGAAATCAAAGATCAAGTTCGGTTTTATTGCCTTAACCGACTGCTCTCCCTTTGCCATCGCGCACGAGAAGGGCATGTTCAAAAAGTACGGGCTCGCATCGGAGCCCGTGAAACCTGCAAACTGGGCAGCCGTTCGCGATTCCTTGATCAAAGGCGATATCGATTGCACTCACATGCTTTTAGGAATGCCAATCGCGAGCACCATCGGCGGTTCGGGATCCAAGGCAGTACCAATGGTTGCACCTTGGATTCTCAATCGAAACGGCCAAGCTATTACGTTGAAACAAAGCTGGAAGGGAAAGGTTGCCGGCGACCCCAAATCGCTGAAGCCGCTAGTAGACGAAGCGAAGAAGAAGGGGAAGAGACCGACATTCGCGATGACATTCCCCACCGGGACGCATGCCATGTGGCTTCGATACTATCTCGCTGCCGGTGGAGTTCACCCGGACAAAGATGTCGAAATGATTGTCATCCCACCGCCCCAGATGGTTCAGAACATGAAGATTGGAACCATGGATGGCTTCTGTGTTGGCGAACCCTGGAACGCGCGTGCCATCGCGGAGAAGGTAGGTTTTACGTCGATCGCAACACAAGAAATCTGGAAGGATCATCCTGAAAAGGTTTGCGCGTTCACGGAAGAGTTTGCAACCAAACATCCCAAAACCGTGAAGGCTGTGTTGAAAGCGCTTCACGAAGCAAGTGTGTGGCTCGATGATCTCACGAATCGCCCCGAGCAGTGTGCCATTGTCGCCAAGGACTCTTACATCAAATGCAGTAAGGATCAAATTCTAGGACGTTTGACGGGGAGCATGGACTATGGAGATGGCAGGGTAAAAAACGATCCCGATTACATGATCTTTAGTTCTCGCAACTGCAATTACCCGCAGACTTCTTATGCGAAGTGGTGGCTCGCACAATTGAGACGCTGGGGAATGATCGAAGCCCCCTCGAGCTACGATGCAGTCGCCGAGCGAGTCATGGTGCCTGGGTTATACGAAGAAGCGATGCAAGAGATCGGATACAAGCACCTTGGGAAAGACGATCGACCTTGGACCTTGATGGATTCTATCGCGTTCGATCCTCAGGGTGACATGGAGGCCTACGCATCTGCCTTTTCCATCCACAACATGAAGGGTTAGCCCTCGAAAGGCTTCCACGTACCGATGAAACCATTCAAGATTCAAAAGTTTATTGCAGACAACATCTTCTTACCGTCGGTAGGAGTAGGCATCTGTTTGTTGTTTTGGTGTTTCCTCTCTTGGGTCACATGGGATGAAGCGGCTGGTCAAAGCGACTTTCCGTCTCCCATGACGACCTGGGAGGAGAGCTCGAAGTATTGGATCGCACCTCCGGCCACATACTCCGAGGAGATGGGATTTGGAGCTCGCATGATGCACCTCGCTTCCTATCCTTTTTCCCGTAATGAAGACGAAGGGTTTGATGGACTAGGATTGGAAGTTTGGAGGTCGCTCAAGCTCGTCGGGATGGGGTACTGCGTTGCCATCCTCGCCGCTATACCAATCGGCTTTCTATTGGGAGGTAGCCAAGGTTTCGCAAAGATGTTTGATCCCATCTTTCAGATTCTTCGACCCATCTCACCGTTAGCCTGGTTTCCATTGGCTGGGCTATTGGTTGTCGCCATCCGCCGATACAACGAAGAGGTCGATGCCACGCAATTGCAGTGTGTTGTTACTATCGCAATGTGTTCCATTTGGCCAACGATCTTGAATACGGCTGTGGGGGTACGCGCAGTGCCTCAGGATTATCTCAACGTAGCGAAGGTACTTCGCTTATCGCCGCTCAAGCTCTTTTCGCGAATCCTGCTACCAGCCACTTTGCCCTACATGTTTACGGGATTCCGGCTCAGCCTAGGAATTGCATGGCTGGTTATTGTGGCTGCCGAAATGCTCTCGGGAAAGAACGGAATCGGAGCATTCGTCAACATACAGTACCAATCGAGTACTTACGGTCCCATGATCGCCGCCGTCATCTTGATCGGATTCGTTGGATTTGTTCTCGATCGGTTTATGACAGTGATCGAGAAGAATGCCACATTCCTATTAAGCTGCCCATCGATCGTTTTTCGTGCGATGCAAGGCCTGCGACTTCAACCGCGATCGACGCGTTCCATCGCATCCAGTTCACTCGGAGCGCATGCGGTTGCCGTGGTCTTAAGCCAGGAGAATTCCGATGCCACTGCTTGAACTCAAAGGAGTATTCAAAGGGTACGGCCGAGGCCCGCAGAGAAGCGAGGTTTTGAGGGACGTCGATTTACACGTCGAAGAGGGTGAATTCGTATCCATTGTTGGATACTCCGGAACGGGCAAGACGACGCTCCTTTCTCTGTTAGCTGGATTGCGAATCGCAGATCACGGGGAAGTGAAATGGCGAGGCGTTGCCATCAATCGGCCTGGGCCCGAGCGAGGGGTGATATTTCAAAACTACTCTCTGTTACCTTGGCTTAGCGTTATCGAGAACGTCCTCTTCGCTGTGCAGCAAGTCTTTCCGGAATGGCCTCAAACCAGGCAACGAGCCCATTGCGAAAGATATATATCCATGGTCAATCTCTCGCACGCGATCCATAAGAAGCCAGGCGAATTGTCCGGAGGGATGAAGCAACGCGTCTCGTTAGCTAGAACGCTTGCGATGCAACCCGAAGCGCTCCTCATGGATGAGCCGCTTTCCGCGCTCGACGCATTAACCCGAGCAAAACTCCAGACGGAGATTTTAAGTATTTGGGATCGCGAACGTCGAACGGTTGTCTTGATCACCAATGACGTGGATGAAGCTCTTTTGATGTCGGATCGTGTAATTCCTCTCTTACCAAATCCTCGTGGTGCCACTTTGGGGGACTCCTTCTTTGTCGATATACCTCGTCCAAGATCCAGAGACTCCATTGCGCATCATCCATCCTTTAAGAAACTGAAGAA includes these proteins:
- a CDS encoding ABC transporter ATP-binding protein, translated to MPLLELKGVFKGYGRGPQRSEVLRDVDLHVEEGEFVSIVGYSGTGKTTLLSLLAGLRIADHGEVKWRGVAINRPGPERGVIFQNYSLLPWLSVIENVLFAVQQVFPEWPQTRQRAHCERYISMVNLSHAIHKKPGELSGGMKQRVSLARTLAMQPEALLMDEPLSALDALTRAKLQTEILSIWDRERRTVVLITNDVDEALLMSDRVIPLLPNPRGATLGDSFFVDIPRPRSRDSIAHHPSFKKLKKAIVTELMSARQRSYEESGENDMPLASTVSIG
- a CDS encoding ABC transporter permease; translation: MKPFKIQKFIADNIFLPSVGVGICLLFWCFLSWVTWDEAAGQSDFPSPMTTWEESSKYWIAPPATYSEEMGFGARMMHLASYPFSRNEDEGFDGLGLEVWRSLKLVGMGYCVAILAAIPIGFLLGGSQGFAKMFDPIFQILRPISPLAWFPLAGLLVVAIRRYNEEVDATQLQCVVTIAMCSIWPTILNTAVGVRAVPQDYLNVAKVLRLSPLKLFSRILLPATLPYMFTGFRLSLGIAWLVIVAAEMLSGKNGIGAFVNIQYQSSTYGPMIAAVILIGFVGFVLDRFMTVIEKNATFLLSCPSIVFRAMQGLRLQPRSTRSIASSSLGAHAVAVVLSQENSDATA
- a CDS encoding CmpA/NrtA family ABC transporter substrate-binding protein codes for the protein MVVEVDRAPRRPCRRQLLKGAIVATASATVATFPSFTPAIYASDSPEKSKIKFGFIALTDCSPFAIAHEKGMFKKYGLASEPVKPANWAAVRDSLIKGDIDCTHMLLGMPIASTIGGSGSKAVPMVAPWILNRNGQAITLKQSWKGKVAGDPKSLKPLVDEAKKKGKRPTFAMTFPTGTHAMWLRYYLAAGGVHPDKDVEMIVIPPPQMVQNMKIGTMDGFCVGEPWNARAIAEKVGFTSIATQEIWKDHPEKVCAFTEEFATKHPKTVKAVLKALHEASVWLDDLTNRPEQCAIVAKDSYIKCSKDQILGRLTGSMDYGDGRVKNDPDYMIFSSRNCNYPQTSYAKWWLAQLRRWGMIEAPSSYDAVAERVMVPGLYEEAMQEIGYKHLGKDDRPWTLMDSIAFDPQGDMEAYASAFSIHNMKG